The genome window TCTTATTGAATATGTTTGAATCATGTGactacatattattttaaaagaatgaaaatcattATTTGCATACTAAAAACcatttattatgaaaaagaaatcataactctaccaacattttttctatttaactGGGATTAAGTCCTTTTAAATTATGGCAGACGGTCTAAATAATATCAATTTTGTAAAAGAGAATACTCAGAAAACATCCAGATAAAATATTAGTTCATTTGAGGAAAGACAATAGTGTTTTCAAAACAACACTACAGAAATCCAGCGATATTCGAGGTCACAAAATTTTTTGCAtaggtgaaaattatttttaaacctaaaagccatcatttacaatagcctgaCATGCTATGATAATCGTAAGACATAATTCTCTTAGTCATAACGAGATATCAACGAACAAGCTCAAATATCAGGAATCTGAAAACATTTGTGACTTCCGAAAATCTGACCACCAAAAAACTGAGACCATTTCACCATTTAATGTCTCATCTCACATGCAAAATGTgaagggcttaaaaaaaaaaaagacagcaacaataaaaaacacctagagattCTGAATGTAAAATACTTCAAACTATAAATATGACAAAACTTACGAATGAGTGAATATGTAAGCTCTATGTGAATGAAAGGGTTGGAAATTAATACATTAGTGAATATGATCATTTATCACGTCTTGTCAAGTGAGATTCTTAATTGAACCCCAAATGGTTTCTAAAGTTCGAGTTTTCCTCGGTGTCCGTACCAACCCCTTCACCCATGATGTTGGGGACAAGAGGTTTCAGACACTTGAACTCCCTGGTCCCGGAGCCTCCCGTCAGACACACCTCGTACTGGTAGCTCTGGGACAGGGTCCCCGTGCCGCTGACGCCCAGTAGGTGGTCCGGAAAGGGGCCCTCGGGCACCGAGCAGCGACCCACCGAGgccgccccgcccctcctgcACAGCCACACCGCGACGAACACCAGCACCGAAAAGAGGAAGAGCGACGACACCGACGCCAAGGCCACCACCAGGTAGACGGTGAGCGGAGCGGCCGGGGCCGCGTCCGCCGCTTCCGCTTCCGGGGCCGGCAGGTAGGGCTGCGAGAAGCCGTCCACCAGCAGCACGTGCAGCGTGACGCTGGCCGAGAGCGGCGGCTCGCCGTTGTCCTTGACCAGCACCAGCAGCCTGTGCTTGGCCGCGTCGCGCTCGCTCAGCAGCCGGGCCGTGCGCACCTCGCCGTTGTGCGCCCACACGCCGAACAGCCCGGGCTCCGTGGCCTTGAGCAGCTGGTACGACAGCCAGGCGTTCTGGCCCGAGTCGCCGTCCACCGCCACCACCTTGGTCACCAGGTAACCCGCCTCGGCCGCCCTGGGCACCAGCTCGGTGCAGGGCGCCGAGGCGTTCTGCAGCGGGTACAGCACGAAGGGCGCGTTGTCGTTGTCGTCCGCTACGAGCACGCGCACCAGCGCTTGGCTGCTGAGCGCGGGCGAACCGCGGTCGGCGGCGCCCACGCGGAACTCGAACGCCCGCAGGGCCTCGTAGTCCAGGGACCTCAGGGCGAACAGGTGGCCGTTGTCCGGGTTGATGGACACCAGGGAGGCCAGGGGCACGTGCGCGTCGAGGGGCGGCAGCAGCGAGTAGGTGACCTGGGCGTTGGCGCCCGCGTCTCTGTCTGTGGCGCGGACGCTGCCGATGTGCAGGGCGGGGCTGTTGTTCTCGCGGACGGACAGGGTGTAGGAGGTCTGGGTGAAGGCGGGGGCGTTGTCGTTGACGTCGGACACCAGCACGGTTATGTTGTGCTCGGTTTTCAGCCTGGGGGTTCCCATGTCAGTGACGGTGATGGTGATGTTGTACTCGGCTCTGCTCTCTCTGTCCAGCGCTCCTTCTGTTACCAAGGTGTAGAAATTTTCTACAGAAATTTTCAGAAGGAATGGGAGATGGTCTTGGATGTAACACATCATTTTGCCATTGTCCCCGGCGTCTGGATCTGAAATTCCGAAAATAGCGACCACAGTGTCAGGGGTGTTTTCTGGGATATCATTCATGAGTAATGACATGGTCAATTCAGGGGCGTTGTCGTTTACATCCGTCACTTCTATGGCTACAGTGCATTTTCCTGAAAGACCCCCACCGTCTGAGGCCTCAATTTCCATACGGTAAGATCGAATTTCCTCAAaatccaacattttttttaatcgaaTATCCCCCGTTACTGTGTTGATTTCAAAGGCCTGAATGACTTGATTTGATGATTGGAAAAATGAGTAGGAGAGCTCTCCGTGGGTCCCAGCATCCAAATCTCTGGCAGAGACAGTGATGACAAGGGAGCCTATAGGGCTGTTCTCTGGGACCTGCACCTCGTAGAGCTGCTGAGCAAATTCAGGGGCGTTGTCATTTATGTCCAGGACCATGATGAGAACCTGGGAAGTCCCAGTCTTTGGCGGTGACCCACCATCCAGCGCCGTGAGGGTTAACCTGAGCTCTGGCTGCTCCTCACGGTCCAGCTCTTTGGCCAGCACCAGCTCCGGGTATTTCCTGCCGTCGCTGCGATTTCGAGTGAAAAGGTGGAAATGGAAGTTGGTGCTAATTGTGTAGTTCTGAACTGTGTTACTGCCCACATCTAAATCTTGAGCTATTTTCAAAGGAAATGCGGTTCCTGTATGGCTACTTTCTGAGATTTTCAGTAGGATTTCATTTTCCAGGAACTCAGGGGCATGGTCATTTACGTCTTGGAGCTGTAATTCACCTTGAATAAACTGCACCGGGTTTTTCAGTAACACCTGGAAATGCAGTATACATGGATCCATGTCACCGCACAACTCTTCCCGGTCCAGTTTTTCTTTTAGGAGCAAATTCCCACTCTTGTGCTCGACCTGCAAATGCTGTTTATTCCCTTTGGAAAGAATCCGGGCGCCCCGCGAAGCCAGCTCTCCTAAGCCCAACCCCAGATCTTTTGCTAGGTTGGCCACAAATGAGCCGCTGTGTCTCTCTTCTAGAACGGAATACTTAATGACCGCACCACCCACCTCCCACAATAGTAATAGAATAATAATGGCAGTCACTTCCCTTTTTTGCGTTGCTTTGAGTAGCGGCGTCTCCATGGTTCCTCCGGGTCTAAAAGATGCAGTATTTAATCACAAAATAATTGTTTTGCAGCCAACTCTGCTATCTTGGTTCAGTAATCTTGAGTTAGCTCTTAACGTTGACAGGGGGATAGCTGCCTCTCTGAAATCTTCTTTACCCATCAGTGTGAATGTTTCCTTTGTGAGCTGCCAGAAACGGATCGGTTTTTATGGAGTCTGGGAGCATGCAGCGACAGTTTTTCACTCTCTTAACCTGCAGCGCCACCAAGCGTTCTGCTTCACAACTTCAggtagtctttatttcaaagagtAACGTAATAATAGCTAAACTGCATTGAACACCTTTTGGGTCATAGAGTGTTATAAACTCCTTTCCCCCTCACCTGTGATGCAGTTTTGTTCAAGTATCTAACAACAGTTGTGAGAGCAAAGTAATACctatttatctatatattcatCTTCTCTATAAAGGTACAAGTTCAGTAGACAAAACTGGGCtcaagataattttatttatttatttaataagtatttctcTGTGCAGGAATTTTTCTAGCTTCTCAGGATAAAGCGGtaaattaaacacaaaaattcTTGCTCTcaggagcttacattctattaCAAAAATACGAATTTGTTCTATCGTGTTAgaagttataaaattttaaatccagtTTCTACTCCCAGTCAAATTGCAGTGTGCCTGTAACTTCTGAAAAATGTGATTTCTTTTCAGTCTCTGTATACATAAccttggggaattttttttccttcataaactCATTGTGTGCATAGCTCACTAAAGTTGAGAAGAAATGCCCATTTGTTTTATTGGAAATCAGTAAGTTCTGAATTCAGGCAATGTCTTTCTGCAAACATGAAGAAGGCAATAAAGCCAATGAAGTCAAACATATACTTTCTAGGGAAGGGTTTTGACCTGTCAGCATTGGACAGGGCCCATCCCAGTGTATACCCTCTGGAACTGTGCAGATGGGGTTACTGAAAAAATCCACTGCAACAAGTAAAGCCATGTGGTTGGAGTAAGAAGCAGTTCCCCCAAAGAAGaatgaaggaggagaggggaaataTCTGGTAATACAAAACAGTAAGGGTTCCCTACACTCATTGAATTGATCAGTAATCATCCCTGACAAAAGAGCCATGATAGTTCATTTATTTGGACACAGAACACAGCTAAATATAATTTAGTTAAGCCCAGTTCCATTTTAattaaggataaaaagaaaatattcactcAATTGTCACTGCCAGACTTTGATGGGACCTTGTAAAGAGGGATATTtcataaaatactacaaatataaccaacaaaaataaaatcaaatatgggTTAAACTGTGAAAGTAAATGATTTTGTGGTTAATAAAGATAAATGGTGCATACACAGGGCTGGAAGGGAAAATCTGACATAAGCTAGTAACCTGCTGCTCATAACTTACTTAGGGCTTGGCAGGTATCACACATATAGAAGGAGGAGGAGTTTGAAAAGTATAATTTGGATTTTACCAAAAATACCTCTGAACTTGCAAACTGTTAGACAAAGACAAGGAGATAAAATGTACTCTCAAGCACTTTATATTCTGTAATAGAGATTAGGGTGAACAAGGATGTTTTCTGTTTAGAAGGAAAGTTAAAACAGTGATATTTAATAATTTCACTTATTGGCAAGGATACTATATTGTAAAGAGAATATTAGTATTACTAATTccttgaaagttatttttttaaattcactattGGTATGTTAAtaacatttagcaaatatttattaagcatttataaTTGGCTTGGTGTTGTTTTAAAAGGGCCAGCATATTCTTATATGAAGCTCACAAACTAATTTAATGTGTTGATAATTTTGTTAAGTCTATATTCATAGAAAATATGTATTGGCTATTGTGGTATACTGAAATACACATAAATATGAATGGCTATTTTAGCATTTAGTCATCTTTAGCGTTTATCTTTAGTTTTCCACACTTTAGTTACCCTAAACTTATACTGGGAATACAAAACAGTAAGTGTTCCCTACACTTATTGAATTGATTGGTAATCATCCCTGACAAAAGAGCCATGATAGTTCACTTACTTGGACACAGAACACAGCTAAATATAATTTAGTTAAGCCCAgttccattttaaataatatcaaaTACATTCAATAAtatcacattaaaattttaaatatttgattaaataatattaaatacattaaaactttTCCCTACATAGCAGTAGTGATGACAGTTGTCACCACTACTTAGAAATACAATCTTAAGGACTTTGGaatataatttttgtaaaaaggatagattattcaattaaaaattgtttaaataatgcaaataaaaatttacttttgttcaaattttcaaatatacttgagtgagagtaatttttaaaaactactaacGATAATATAGGGAAAATACTGTGCATACCCAgtacctgattttttaaaatttcaccctAAGGAACAGTAATAAAATAATCAGGAAAACGGACCGTCAGTATTATGCATTAGTAACATGTAGGTTTAACTTAAAAGAGATTTCTAACTTATTAAGTAGGGTTTAATAGAATAATCTGATACTTAACTGAACAGGAAACTATTCCGAACGGTGGGGTTTTCCTCCATTTCCCTCCTAGTGCCCTGGGGAGGGAAGTTAGGGTGAATAGGTTTCAGAAACTTGAACTCGCTGGTCCCAGGGCCTCCCGTCAGACACACCTCGTACTGGTAGCTCTGGGACAGGGTCCCCGTGCCGCTGACGTCCACCAGGTGGCCCGGAAAGTGGCCCTCGGGCACCGAGCAGCGACCCACCGAGgccgccccgcccctcctgcACAGCCGCACTGCGACGAACACCAGCACCGAAAAGAGGAAGAGCGACGACACCGACGCCAAGGCCACCACCAGGTAGACGGTGAGCGGGGCGGCCGGGGCCGCGTCCGCCGCTTCCGCTTCAGGGGCCGGCAGGTAGGGCTGCGAGAAGCCGTCCACCAGCAGCACGTGCAGCGTGACGCTGGCCGAGAGCGGCGGCTCGCCGTTGTCCTTGACCAGCACCAGCAGCCTGTGCTTGGCCGCGTCGCGCTCGCTCAGCAGCCGGGCCGTGCGCACCTCGCCGTTGTGCGCCCACACGCCGAACAGCCCGGGCTCCGTGGCCTTGAGCAGCTGGTACGACAGCCAGGCGTTCTGGCCCGAGTCGCCGTCCACCGCCACCACCTTGGTCACCAGGTAATCCGCCTCGGCCGCCCTGGGCACCAGCTCGGTGCAGGGCGCCGAGGCGTTCTGCAGCGGGTACAGCACGAAGGGCGCGTTGTCGTTGTCGTCCGCTACGAGCACGCGCACCAGCGCTTGGCTGCTGAGCGCGGGCGAACCGCGGTCGGCGGCGCCCACGCGGAACTCGAACGCCCGCAGGGCCTCGTAGTCCAGGGACCTCAGGGCGAACAGGTGGCCGTTGTCCGGGTTGATGGACACCAGGGAGGCCAGGGGCACGTGCGCGTCGAGGGGCGGCAGCAGCGAGTAGGTGACCTGGGCGTTGGCGCCCGCGTCTCTGTCTGTGGCGCGGACGCTGCCGATGTGCAGGGCGGGGCTGTTGTTCTCGCGGACGGACAGGGTGTAGGAGGTCTGGGTGAAGGCGGGGGCGTTGTCGTTGACGTCGGACACCAGCACGGTTATGTTGTGCTCGGTTTTCAGCCTGGGGGTTCCCATGTCAGTGACGGTGATGGTGATGTTGTACTCGGCTCTGCTCTCTCTGTCCAGCGCTCCTTCTGTTACCAAGGTGTAGAAATTTTCAACGGATGTTCTTAGAAGAAAGGGGAGATTGTCATCTATAGAACAAGTAACCTGTTGGTTATGTCCAGAATCTGCATCCGATACGCTGAAAACTGCCACTATGATCTCAGGCAGGTTTTCAGGGATGGGGTTGGTAAGTGACGACATAGTCAGTTCGGGAGCATTGTCATTCACGTCCAGGACCTTGATGACTAAACTGCATTTTCCTGATAGTCCCCCACCATCTGTGGCCTCAACATCCACCTGATATGATTGAAATTCCTCAAAATCCAATGTCTTTCTCAGTCGAATTTCTCCCGTATTTGCGTTTATTTCGAAGGGTTGGTTAACATCATCGACTTGAAATAGGGCATAAGATACCTGCCCAAAGGATCCTGCGTCTAAATCTCTCGCTGAGACGGTGAGAACCAGAGAGCCCACGGAGCTATTTTCAGGGACTTGGGCCTCATAGAATTCCTGAGCAAACTCGGGGGCGTTGTCATTGCTGTCCAAGACCACGATCTGAATTTTTGTGGTCCCAGACCGGGGCGGAGACCCGCCATCCAGCGCTGTGAGGATTAGCCTGAGCTCGGGCTGCTCCTCACGGTCCAACGCCTTGTCCAGTACCAGCTCTGGGGACTTCCTGCCGTCCTTGCGGTTCCGAGTGAGAACGTGGAAGTGAGGATTGGAGCTGATTTTGTAGCTCTGAAGGCTGTTGCTACCAGCGTCTAAATCCTGTGCCATTTTCAAAGGAAATACCTTTCCTGGCATAGTAATTTCTGATATTTTTAGTAGCATTTCTCTAGCGGGGAACTCTGGGGCGTGGTCATTTATATCTCTAATTAGCAAGGCAGCCTGAAAAAACTGCAAGGGATTTTCCAGTAACACTTGGAAGGGTAGCACACAGGGCTCAGTAGAGCCGCAAAGCTCCTCCCGGTCCAGTTTTTCATTTAGCAGCAAATCATAGGTCTCTGGATCAAACTGCAAATACTGCCTATTCCCTTTAAAAACAACTCGGGCGGCCCGGGCAGCGAGCTCTCCCATTGTGAGTCCCAGGTCCTTTGTCAGGTTGGCCACAAATGTGCCACTTTCTGTCTCCTCCAGTATAGAGTACTGAATCGATTCTGAACCTGCCTCCCACAAAAGAATCAATATAATAAAGATCACCACTTGCCTTTTCTTATGATGTACTTTTGTTTGCACCATCTCCATTGTTATGTCTGGTTCCAGAGGAAAAATCCTTTTCCAATCCCAATCACCACGTCCGCCGTTGACCCTCCAAAATGTCTgctataaaatttcaaattcgttcttataattttctggtGGCGTCCACTCCCCGAACACTTCTATCTTAGCTTTAGCTGtgtgttctgtatttttttcttgggtTTCTCCGTGAAATGGAGTCCACTGAATGCAGAGCTTTTATCCACTCTCTTAGCCTGCACTGCCACCATGCGTTCAAATTAATAACTTCGTGGGGTGCTGCAGGTCAACACCACATCCAAAATCTGAGcattaaaaggtttttttaaaagtcagtgtttctcaaactgtagTGTGTGAAACACATGCATAAAGACTTACCTGGGAGTCTCGGGGTGTTTTTTCAAAGTCAATTCCTGAGCTCCCCTCTAGAACTTGAATCAAATTCTCTGGCAGTACTAACAGAAATTTGCACTTCAGTCTTACTTCTTAAGTGATTCTGATGCGAACTAACACATTTAAGAATCATTCCCTCAGGTAATGTAAACTTCCTATAACCAACTTTTATTCATTGGCAGTGCAGTTTATCTCTGAGGAGCAGTGTAATTTCTGAATCCAAGTATACTATTTAATTGTCCCATCAACAAACTATACAAAATGTAAAAGTTGGTTAGCAAGACCAATCTTAAAATACACAATCATTCTCTAAATTATATGGCTAATAATATGATATGAACAACATACTTACTTTGTTTTGTGGGCACACCTGCACAGTACAGGGAACAATTAGGCTATTAGGAAAATTGAGGCCAAGAAATACTTATGATAGAAGTATCTAATcaaattaaagtatttaaaagagGGACTAGGAGCAATCAGGTATCTGTCATAAGTAAGCATTTTAGGATTCCCTTCATTTTTGTATGGGTAGAAATGGTCATGATTTTATTAGTGGTCTTCATTTTATTGTAACTTTTGGGTTAAATTTCCCTGCTATATTAAGTAATTAATCAAGGTCCAAATATATTGCCCTGTTGTAAGAGTATATGCAATGCAGAAAACAAACATTCAAGAATCACCTCTACCAGTCTCTCACAACAAGGATGACACTAGGTCCTATAAATATAGACCAAATAAGGTAGTGTGAAAGGTGAATTATATTTGAGTGGATACCTTGGAATTCAATGATGGTTCATCATGGCTATATTCATTCACAGCTCACCAATTTCTGCTCAGATAAATTGGAAAATGTATCTCTAAACTTCCTGAGAATACATTAAATGGGTCAGTGCATATCTGAGTACACAAAATACACCAAACATAATTCATTTAAGAAtgatttcatatttattgagAGGTGAAATCAATCGAGTTCAAGCAAAATTCACTTCAGGTAAGGAGTGAATATGGAggattaaaaatgatatttttcaaaatacttcaactctagctaaaataaataaaggtaaataaaTCTAAACTCTGAACAGATGAAGTCATTTTGTAGTTGAAAAGCACCTCTATCTACCCAGAAGGATAAAATTAAGATCATTTTGTTTCACTTGATAAATGTTACTGAGAACAGACTTCCTTGAGGATCTGAATAACAAAATACACTGATGAAGTAAAACCAACAATCATAAACATCTTAGATGGGTTTAGTTTCTTCtctgaaacaaaattatttctagCTCAATCCTAAATGCTTCCTCCTTTCAGTGGGCAGTCTGAGTTCTGATTCC of Delphinus delphis chromosome 3, mDelDel1.2, whole genome shotgun sequence contains these proteins:
- the LOC138413859 gene encoding protocadherin beta-17-like, with product METPLLKATQKREVTAIIILLLLWEVGGAVIKYSVLEERHSGSFVANLAKDLGLGLGELASRGARILSKGNKQHLQVEHKSGNLLLKEKLDREELCGDMDPCILHFQVLLKNPVQFIQGELQLQDVNDHAPEFLENEILLKISESSHTGTAFPLKIAQDLDVGSNTVQNYTISTNFHFHLFTRNRSDGRKYPELVLAKELDREEQPELRLTLTALDGGSPPKTGTSQVLIMVLDINDNAPEFAQQLYEVQVPENSPIGSLVITVSARDLDAGTHGELSYSFFQSSNQVIQAFEINTVTGDIRLKKMLDFEEIRSYRMEIEASDGGGLSGKCTVAIEVTDVNDNAPELTMSLLMNDIPENTPDTVVAIFGISDPDAGDNGKMMCYIQDHLPFLLKISVENFYTLVTEGALDRESRAEYNITITVTDMGTPRLKTEHNITVLVSDVNDNAPAFTQTSYTLSVRENNSPALHIGSVRATDRDAGANAQVTYSLLPPLDAHVPLASLVSINPDNGHLFALRSLDYEALRAFEFRVGAADRGSPALSSQALVRVLVADDNDNAPFVLYPLQNASAPCTELVPRAAEAGYLVTKVVAVDGDSGQNAWLSYQLLKATEPGLFGVWAHNGEVRTARLLSERDAAKHRLLVLVKDNGEPPLSASVTLHVLLVDGFSQPYLPAPEAEAADAAPAAPLTVYLVVALASVSSLFLFSVLVFVAVWLCRRGGAASVGRCSVPEGPFPDHLLGVSGTGTLSQSYQYEVCLTGGSGTREFKCLKPLVPNIMGEGVGTDTEENSNFRNHLGFN
- the LOC132423207 gene encoding protocadherin beta-6-like; the encoded protein is MEMVQTKVHHKKRQVVIFIILILLWEAGSESIQYSILEETESGTFVANLTKDLGLTMGELAARAARVVFKGNRQYLQFDPETYDLLLNEKLDREELCGSTEPCVLPFQVLLENPLQFFQAALLIRDINDHAPEFPAREMLLKISEITMPGKVFPLKMAQDLDAGSNSLQSYKISSNPHFHVLTRNRKDGRKSPELVLDKALDREEQPELRLILTALDGGSPPRSGTTKIQIVVLDSNDNAPEFAQEFYEAQVPENSSVGSLVLTVSARDLDAGSFGQVSYALFQVDDVNQPFEINANTGEIRLRKTLDFEEFQSYQVDVEATDGGGLSGKCSLVIKVLDVNDNAPELTMSSLTNPIPENLPEIIVAVFSVSDADSGHNQQVTCSIDDNLPFLLRTSVENFYTLVTEGALDRESRAEYNITITVTDMGTPRLKTEHNITVLVSDVNDNAPAFTQTSYTLSVRENNSPALHIGSVRATDRDAGANAQVTYSLLPPLDAHVPLASLVSINPDNGHLFALRSLDYEALRAFEFRVGAADRGSPALSSQALVRVLVADDNDNAPFVLYPLQNASAPCTELVPRAAEADYLVTKVVAVDGDSGQNAWLSYQLLKATEPGLFGVWAHNGEVRTARLLSERDAAKHRLLVLVKDNGEPPLSASVTLHVLLVDGFSQPYLPAPEAEAADAAPAAPLTVYLVVALASVSSLFLFSVLVFVAVRLCRRGGAASVGRCSVPEGHFPGHLVDVSGTGTLSQSYQYEVCLTGGPGTSEFKFLKPIHPNFPPQGTRREMEENPTVRNSFLFS